From a region of the Roseivirga sp. 4D4 genome:
- a CDS encoding SAM-dependent methyltransferase → MLNTPVNREIFGLTPVDLIDFKLKVAEVKSTDIVVDLGCGDAMSLIRANQQYGAKGIGLEILPEALALAYDKIKESELTNEILIIEEDMMDFDFSKGDVFILYLNRGVLGTLSMKLENELKPGARIVTHDFDLPGWQAKKAFSFQMRNGTSTEVFLYER, encoded by the coding sequence ATGTTAAACACACCAGTCAATCGCGAAATATTTGGATTAACACCTGTTGACTTAATTGATTTTAAACTCAAAGTGGCAGAAGTGAAGTCTACAGATATCGTTGTCGATTTAGGTTGCGGTGATGCAATGTCTCTTATTAGAGCAAATCAGCAGTATGGAGCGAAGGGCATAGGCCTTGAAATACTGCCGGAGGCTTTGGCCTTAGCCTATGATAAGATTAAGGAAAGTGAGCTGACCAATGAGATTCTGATCATTGAAGAAGACATGATGGACTTTGATTTTAGCAAGGGTGACGTCTTCATCCTATACCTGAATAGAGGGGTTTTGGGCACACTATCTATGAAGCTCGAAAATGAGCTTAAACCTGGGGCCAGAATCGTCACACATGATTTTGATTTGCCAGGCTGGCAAGCGAAAAAGGCTTTCTCATTTCAAATGAGAAATGGCACCTCTACGGAGGTGTTTCTCTATGAGCGATAG
- a CDS encoding rhodanese-like domain-containing protein, whose translation MKEVTVKELEALKSSGTDFQLIDVREPNEFEIAEIGGELIPMNSVPQNVDKFSKDKQVIVHCRSGKRSGDVISWLEANHGFENLYNLKGGILAWADEIDPSVQKY comes from the coding sequence ATGAAAGAAGTTACCGTTAAAGAACTTGAAGCTCTAAAATCATCTGGCACCGATTTTCAATTGATTGACGTGAGAGAACCCAATGAATTTGAGATTGCAGAAATCGGTGGTGAGTTAATCCCCATGAACTCAGTTCCACAAAACGTGGATAAGTTCTCTAAGGACAAGCAGGTGATTGTGCATTGCCGAAGTGGCAAACGTAGTGGCGATGTGATCAGCTGGCTAGAAGCAAATCACGGCTTCGAAAATCTCTATAACTTAAAAGGTGGCATTCTTGCTTGGGCAGATGAAATAGACCCTAGCGTTCAGAAATACTAG
- a CDS encoding bifunctional precorrin-2 dehydrogenase/sirohydrochlorin ferrochelatase, whose translation MANELYPVFLKVQQFDTLIVGGGEVGLEKLTFLLKSSPKAKVTLVGKEIKTEIKLLAANHDHVTLLEREFFNEDLTGMQMVIIATEDHETNVSIRNEAKSRDILVNVADTPDLCDFYLGSIVTKGDLKIAISTNGKSPTIAKRLKQALNEALPHEMDSLLQNMRVIRDRLGGNFGFKVKKLNHITQSLVSQRQNDNPCPEGCPLAQKD comes from the coding sequence ATGGCCAACGAATTATACCCAGTATTTTTAAAAGTTCAACAATTCGACACGCTTATAGTCGGAGGTGGTGAGGTCGGACTTGAGAAACTCACATTCCTATTGAAGAGTAGCCCCAAGGCTAAGGTTACCCTTGTCGGAAAAGAAATTAAGACAGAGATCAAGTTGCTAGCTGCTAATCACGACCATGTTACGCTATTGGAACGTGAATTCTTCAATGAAGACCTGACCGGAATGCAAATGGTAATCATCGCCACTGAAGATCATGAAACCAATGTTAGCATAAGGAACGAGGCTAAGTCCAGAGACATCTTAGTTAATGTAGCAGACACACCTGACCTCTGTGATTTCTATTTGGGTAGTATTGTCACGAAAGGGGACTTGAAAATCGCCATTTCGACAAATGGAAAATCACCAACTATCGCCAAACGACTAAAACAGGCATTGAACGAGGCTCTACCACATGAGATGGATAGTCTTCTGCAGAATATGAGGGTGATTCGCGATCGGCTTGGTGGAAATTTTGGATTTAAAGTGAAAAAACTGAACCACATCACCCAATCCTTAGTTTCTCAAAGACAAAATGATAACCCTTGCCCTGAAGGTTGCCCTTTAGCACAAAAGGACTAA
- the cobA gene encoding uroporphyrinogen-III C-methyltransferase, protein MNTYPKLTLVGAGPGDPDLISLKGIKAIADADAILYDDLASKELLTYAKPKVEKIYVGKRVGKHSHTQDTINELIVHFAKEKGHVVRLKGGDPFIFGRGYEEVEYVRDHNIETAIVPGISSAHAVPALQGIPLTSRGVSQSYWAVTATSKDGTMTKDISLAAQSTATVVILMGTRKLKEICETFSAYGKQETPVAIIQNGTMANERIVIDTVDSIYAKAKAESISSPAVIVIGETVSLSDISWKERFKLNQYFG, encoded by the coding sequence ATGAACACATACCCTAAACTCACCCTAGTGGGTGCCGGACCTGGAGACCCTGACTTGATCAGCTTGAAAGGTATAAAAGCCATTGCCGATGCCGATGCGATTCTCTATGATGACCTGGCAAGTAAGGAACTGCTCACCTATGCCAAGCCAAAGGTCGAGAAGATCTATGTAGGCAAGCGTGTGGGCAAGCACAGCCATACGCAAGATACAATCAACGAATTGATCGTGCATTTTGCCAAAGAAAAGGGGCATGTGGTCCGCCTAAAAGGTGGAGACCCATTCATTTTCGGTAGGGGTTATGAAGAGGTCGAGTATGTGAGAGATCACAATATCGAAACTGCCATAGTCCCTGGTATCAGCAGTGCTCATGCGGTACCCGCTTTACAGGGAATACCACTAACCAGTAGAGGTGTGAGTCAAAGTTATTGGGCAGTTACAGCCACCTCTAAGGACGGTACGATGACCAAAGACATAAGCCTCGCAGCACAATCCACCGCCACAGTAGTCATCTTGATGGGAACGAGGAAGCTTAAGGAAATCTGTGAGACATTCTCTGCATATGGTAAACAGGAAACTCCTGTTGCTATTATCCAAAACGGCACCATGGCAAATGAGAGAATAGTAATAGATACGGTCGACTCAATTTATGCTAAAGCAAAGGCAGAAAGCATATCTTCCCCCGCAGTGATCGTCATTGGTGAAACAGTGAGTCTGTCCGATATATCGTGGAAAGAACGCTTCAAGCTCAACCAATACTTTGGATAA
- a CDS encoding nitrite/sulfite reductase, translating to MSLSVSTKVSKTAKKDILELQSRIDKFNRGEIEEDKFKLFRLTRGVYGQRQPGVQMIRIKLPYGKVTAQQLIKIADTSDKYATGNLHLTTRQDIQLHYVKLADSPALWSELEEEDVTLREACGNTVRNVTASPDAGINPNEPFDISPYAHALTHYFLRNPICQDMGRKVKIAFASDEKDTAMTYFHDAGFIPKLKYEGNQSIRGFKVVIGGGLGAQAIPAQTAYEFLEADQIIPFTEALIRVFDRYGERANRSKARMKFLLKKIGFEQLMELVEAERKALANQSFVVDDDLVPTIIPEEKSVPKVEIEDWETFEDWKRTNVFEQKQKDYFGVWIRVPLGDIHSKSARSLAKLVRQYAADDIRVTANQGLLLRYVRAEYLPCIYRTLSELDLSKPGFDSTHDITACPGSDTCNLAVTNSTALTTKLEEMLSTEFKHLIDESYIKIKISGCMNACGQHMAANIGFHGSSIKNGALVIPAMQVVIGGGLSPTGEGFIAEKVIKIPTKRIPSGLAMVLREYEAKSEAGEYFNDFYQRLGKIHFYHLLKPLANVPSLAREDHMDWGKTEDFIPEIGVGECASVMLDVIGTIIEESQERLDWAKEGLEQAAWADSIYNSYSSFVIGAKALLLSEDIKCNTQIGIIESFEEHFGDHEFFKLADGFKAFVLRMKVEQPSSEFAQGYFKDAGAFLERVRLFREVQLKASDNEEKLVITDFYKA from the coding sequence ATGTCATTAAGCGTTTCAACTAAAGTCAGCAAGACAGCCAAAAAAGATATTCTCGAACTCCAAAGCAGGATTGATAAATTCAACAGAGGAGAAATCGAAGAGGACAAATTCAAACTGTTCCGACTAACCCGTGGGGTCTATGGGCAAAGGCAGCCAGGCGTACAAATGATTCGTATCAAATTGCCTTATGGCAAAGTCACGGCACAACAGCTCATTAAGATCGCGGATACGTCTGATAAGTATGCAACAGGTAACCTACACCTCACCACGCGGCAAGACATCCAGTTACATTACGTAAAGCTAGCCGATTCTCCAGCACTATGGTCGGAACTTGAAGAAGAGGATGTTACACTTCGGGAGGCCTGCGGCAATACTGTTCGAAATGTGACCGCATCACCAGATGCTGGTATCAACCCAAACGAACCTTTTGACATTAGCCCTTATGCGCATGCCTTAACCCACTACTTTCTGCGGAATCCAATCTGCCAGGACATGGGCCGAAAAGTAAAAATCGCTTTTGCCTCAGATGAAAAAGATACTGCCATGACCTATTTCCATGATGCGGGTTTTATTCCAAAACTAAAATATGAAGGCAATCAGAGCATACGTGGTTTCAAAGTAGTTATTGGAGGTGGTTTAGGCGCGCAGGCCATACCCGCTCAAACGGCCTATGAATTTCTCGAGGCTGATCAAATCATCCCTTTTACGGAGGCATTAATACGCGTATTTGATCGCTATGGAGAACGAGCTAACCGAAGCAAGGCTCGTATGAAATTCTTGCTCAAAAAGATAGGCTTTGAGCAGCTAATGGAACTCGTAGAAGCAGAAAGAAAAGCACTCGCTAATCAAAGCTTTGTCGTGGATGACGACTTGGTTCCTACGATTATACCTGAGGAAAAATCAGTACCGAAAGTAGAAATAGAAGACTGGGAAACCTTTGAAGACTGGAAACGGACCAATGTATTTGAGCAGAAGCAAAAGGACTACTTTGGTGTCTGGATTAGGGTACCTCTTGGAGACATCCATTCGAAATCGGCCAGGTCTCTTGCCAAACTGGTGAGACAATACGCAGCAGATGATATACGGGTCACGGCCAATCAAGGGCTTCTATTGAGGTATGTTAGGGCTGAATACCTACCCTGCATCTACAGAACCTTGTCTGAGCTAGACTTGAGCAAGCCTGGTTTCGACTCTACCCATGACATAACCGCTTGTCCGGGAAGCGATACCTGTAATCTAGCAGTGACAAACAGCACTGCCCTGACTACGAAACTAGAGGAGATGCTCAGCACAGAATTCAAGCACCTTATTGATGAGTCCTATATCAAGATCAAAATTAGTGGTTGTATGAATGCCTGCGGTCAGCATATGGCAGCCAACATTGGCTTTCATGGAAGTTCCATCAAGAATGGAGCTCTAGTCATTCCAGCAATGCAAGTAGTGATTGGTGGCGGACTCTCACCCACGGGAGAAGGATTTATAGCAGAGAAAGTGATCAAGATTCCTACTAAACGGATTCCGTCAGGTTTGGCCATGGTACTTCGGGAATATGAGGCCAAATCTGAAGCCGGTGAATACTTCAATGACTTTTATCAAAGACTCGGTAAAATACACTTCTACCATCTGCTCAAGCCGCTAGCCAATGTCCCTTCATTGGCTAGAGAAGATCATATGGACTGGGGAAAAACCGAAGACTTTATTCCGGAGATTGGTGTTGGTGAATGTGCCAGTGTGATGCTGGATGTAATCGGAACCATAATCGAAGAGTCTCAAGAGCGACTTGATTGGGCCAAGGAAGGATTGGAGCAAGCTGCTTGGGCCGATTCCATTTATAACAGCTATAGCAGTTTCGTGATTGGTGCAAAAGCTTTACTGCTCAGTGAAGACATCAAATGCAATACTCAGATCGGTATAATCGAGAGTTTTGAAGAACACTTTGGAGATCATGAATTCTTCAAACTAGCAGATGGATTCAAAGCATTTGTGCTAAGAATGAAAGTAGAGCAACCGAGCTCCGAATTTGCTCAGGGGTATTTCAAGGATGCAGGAGCATTTCTTGAGCGCGTCAGGTTATTCAGAGAGGTTCAATTAAAAGCATCTGACAACGAAGAAAAACTAGTGATCACAGACTTCTACAAAGCTTAA
- the dnaN gene encoding DNA polymerase III subunit beta: protein MKFIVSSAELLKRLSNINGVITTNPVVPILENFLFEINDGLLTITASDLQTSMITEIDVEAKENGSIAVPARILMDTLKNLPEQPVTFSIDGDTYSVEINSDNGRYKLAGENATDFPKVPDVTDAYSVDMSTDVLSSAINNSIFATSNDELRPAMTGVFVKLDDTNTTFVATDGHRLVRYRRVDVATDSGMSIIIPRKALNLLKSTLPSENSNVILEYNASNAYFNFNNIKMICRLIDERFPDYENVIPSENPIEMTIDRNEFLGSLKRISIYANKTTHQIRLKITGSELTISAEDLDFSNEAKETLACEHEGEDLEIGFNAKFLVEMLGNLHSKSITLQMSAPNRAGLIVPGEKDESEDILMLVMPVMLNNY from the coding sequence ATGAAGTTTATTGTTTCTTCAGCCGAGCTTCTCAAGCGACTTTCTAACATTAATGGAGTAATTACCACCAACCCTGTGGTACCTATTTTAGAAAACTTTTTATTCGAAATTAATGATGGGCTTTTGACCATCACAGCTTCTGATCTTCAGACATCAATGATCACTGAAATAGATGTTGAAGCAAAGGAAAATGGTAGTATAGCGGTTCCTGCGAGGATTTTGATGGATACCCTAAAGAATTTACCGGAGCAACCGGTGACTTTCAGCATAGATGGTGATACTTATAGTGTCGAAATTAATTCTGACAATGGTCGCTATAAGTTGGCTGGTGAAAACGCCACCGACTTTCCAAAAGTGCCAGATGTAACTGATGCTTATTCTGTGGACATGTCAACAGACGTTTTGAGCAGCGCCATTAATAATTCGATTTTTGCAACGAGTAACGATGAGCTAAGACCCGCGATGACTGGAGTCTTTGTTAAGCTAGATGATACAAATACGACTTTTGTGGCAACAGACGGTCACAGATTGGTAAGATACAGAAGAGTGGATGTCGCTACCGATTCTGGAATGTCGATCATTATACCGAGAAAGGCATTGAACCTGTTGAAGTCGACTCTTCCATCAGAGAATTCAAATGTGATCTTGGAGTACAACGCATCAAATGCATACTTCAACTTCAATAATATTAAAATGATCTGCCGCTTGATCGATGAGCGATTCCCAGATTATGAGAATGTAATCCCGAGTGAGAACCCGATTGAGATGACCATCGATCGAAATGAGTTCTTGGGTTCATTGAAAAGGATTTCGATTTACGCTAACAAAACCACTCATCAAATCCGATTGAAGATTACAGGCAGTGAGTTGACGATTTCAGCAGAGGATTTAGATTTCTCTAACGAAGCGAAAGAGACTTTGGCTTGTGAGCATGAAGGTGAGGATCTGGAAATTGGCTTCAACGCTAAGTTTTTGGTAGAGATGTTGGGTAACCTACACTCTAAGTCAATAACGCTGCAGATGTCTGCACCGAATAGAGCCGGACTAATCGTACCTGGAGAGAAGGACGAAAGCGAGGACATCTTGATGCTAGTAATGCCAGTTATGTTGAATAACTACTAG
- a CDS encoding RrF2 family transcriptional regulator: MLSKKTQYAFHALTYLAENHSKGPILISEISQERQISLKFLENILLELKKSGVLGSKKGKGGGYYLIKSAEEIPLAKVIRVLDGPIALLPCVSLNYYEKCENCQEEICGLNRVMADVRDNTLKVLENKTLKDILRNR; encoded by the coding sequence TTGCTAAGCAAAAAAACCCAATATGCCTTTCATGCCTTGACCTATCTGGCAGAAAATCACAGCAAAGGGCCTATCCTAATTTCAGAGATTTCTCAAGAGCGGCAGATTTCATTAAAGTTCTTGGAGAACATCTTACTTGAACTTAAAAAGTCTGGTGTATTGGGAAGTAAGAAAGGAAAAGGGGGAGGATACTACCTGATAAAATCAGCCGAAGAGATTCCATTGGCAAAAGTAATTCGAGTCCTAGACGGGCCAATCGCTTTGTTACCCTGTGTCAGCCTTAACTATTATGAGAAGTGCGAAAACTGCCAGGAGGAGATCTGCGGTTTAAATCGTGTTATGGCAGATGTGCGTGACAACACCCTAAAAGTTCTAGAAAACAAGACACTTAAAGACATTTTAAGGAACCGATAG
- a CDS encoding DUF2061 domain-containing protein has protein sequence MLLDTTINRRIETISNKSDSNLKSIAKTISWRIVGTIDTMLIAYFVTGEVAMALSIGSVEVVSKMILYYLHERAWANVKLRK, from the coding sequence ATGCTATTAGATACGACCATTAACAGAAGGATTGAGACTATCTCGAATAAGAGTGATAGTAACCTGAAAAGCATCGCCAAAACCATCAGTTGGCGTATTGTAGGTACAATTGATACCATGCTCATAGCTTATTTTGTGACAGGTGAGGTAGCAATGGCCCTATCGATCGGTTCGGTAGAAGTAGTCTCCAAAATGATCTTGTATTATCTCCATGAGCGGGCATGGGCTAACGTAAAACTCAGAAAGTAG
- a CDS encoding phosphoadenylyl-sulfate reductase, protein MDLDFFNKEIEGKPLNESLAFLAEMFSGQVAFSSAFGQEDQVITDSIFRNDLNIQVFTLDTGRLFKETYDLIDQTRSRYKKHIKVYYPNTQAVEGLTSQKGMHSFYESIENRKECCYIRKVEPLKRALKGAKVWITGLRAGQSDNRQSFNMLEWDEGNQVIKFNPLLNWSYDEMIEYLKLNKVPYNKLHDQGFISIGCAPCTRAIEPGEDARAGRWWWETSKKECGLHQVKV, encoded by the coding sequence ATGGATTTAGATTTTTTTAACAAAGAAATTGAGGGAAAACCTCTGAACGAGTCACTGGCTTTTTTGGCTGAAATGTTTTCAGGTCAAGTGGCGTTCTCCTCGGCCTTTGGCCAGGAAGATCAAGTGATTACTGATTCAATTTTTCGAAATGATCTCAACATCCAAGTCTTCACCTTAGATACTGGTAGACTCTTTAAAGAGACCTACGATCTGATCGATCAGACAAGGTCGAGGTACAAAAAACATATCAAGGTCTACTATCCGAATACTCAAGCTGTGGAAGGACTGACTTCTCAGAAAGGTATGCACAGCTTTTACGAGTCAATTGAGAATAGAAAGGAGTGCTGCTATATAAGGAAAGTAGAACCTTTAAAGCGAGCTTTAAAAGGTGCAAAGGTATGGATTACCGGATTACGTGCTGGGCAATCTGATAATCGACAGTCCTTCAACATGCTTGAATGGGATGAAGGGAATCAGGTCATCAAGTTTAATCCCTTACTCAATTGGTCATATGATGAAATGATCGAGTACCTAAAGTTAAATAAGGTTCCCTACAATAAGCTACATGATCAAGGATTTATCAGCATCGGTTGTGCTCCGTGCACCAGAGCTATTGAACCCGGAGAAGATGCTCGTGCCGGGCGTTGGTGGTGGGAGACCTCCAAAAAAGAATGTGGATTACATCAAGTTAAAGTCTAA
- the cysD gene encoding sulfate adenylyltransferase subunit CysD, translated as MKIFDGQFPRELEDEAIYIMREVAAQFERPAILFSGGKDSITLVRLAQKAFYPGKIPFPLLHVDTGHNFPETIAFRDRLAEELGLELIVRYVQDAIDQKKVQEESGKYASRNALQTVTLLDAIEELKFDACLGGARRDEEKARAKERIFSVRDDFGQWDSKKQRPELFDMLNGRINVGENVRVFPISNWTEIDVWNYIREEGLEIPSIYYAHERDIFERDGMIWPDSPFINKSDNEAVSKKVVRFRTVGDMTCTAAVESEAKHIDRVIEEILSATISERGARIDDKRSEAAMEKRKNNGYF; from the coding sequence ATGAAAATATTTGACGGCCAGTTTCCAAGAGAACTGGAAGATGAGGCAATCTATATCATGAGAGAGGTAGCTGCACAATTTGAGCGACCTGCGATTCTGTTTTCTGGAGGGAAGGACTCTATCACCCTAGTGCGGTTGGCTCAGAAGGCTTTTTACCCTGGTAAGATTCCATTTCCACTGCTCCATGTGGATACCGGTCATAACTTTCCGGAGACCATTGCTTTCAGAGATCGTCTGGCAGAGGAGTTGGGTTTAGAACTTATTGTGCGTTATGTACAAGATGCCATTGATCAGAAAAAGGTACAGGAAGAGTCAGGAAAGTATGCAAGTCGAAATGCGCTCCAGACGGTGACTTTACTGGATGCCATTGAAGAATTGAAGTTCGATGCATGTCTTGGAGGAGCCAGAAGAGACGAAGAAAAAGCTAGAGCTAAAGAACGAATCTTTTCTGTTCGTGATGATTTCGGTCAGTGGGATTCAAAAAAACAGCGGCCTGAACTTTTTGATATGCTCAATGGCAGAATCAATGTGGGTGAGAACGTACGCGTTTTCCCAATCTCTAACTGGACTGAGATTGACGTTTGGAACTACATCAGAGAGGAGGGACTTGAGATTCCTTCGATTTACTATGCACATGAGCGTGATATCTTCGAGCGTGACGGTATGATTTGGCCAGATTCTCCCTTTATCAACAAATCTGATAATGAGGCAGTGAGCAAAAAGGTGGTGCGATTCAGAACGGTAGGTGATATGACCTGTACCGCAGCTGTGGAATCTGAAGCAAAGCATATAGACAGGGTAATTGAGGAAATACTAAGCGCTACAATTTCTGAACGAGGCGCAAGAATTGATGATAAGCGTTCAGAGGCAGCAATGGAAAAAAGGAAGAACAATGGCTATTTCTAA